ACAGATAGGCGATGTAGTACGGGTCGTGCACGTAGTAGAGGGTGAAGTCCCTCGGGCGCTGCGCGGTCGGGGTGAGCAGCCAGAAGAGGGTGACCAGCGAGGCGATCGCCGCGACCCCGAAGCACAGCTGCAGCCGGACCAGGACGCGGGCCCGCTCGGGCGGGCGCGCCCAGTACGTCAGCACGACCTGCTGGCCCACCAGGAGCGCCATCACACAGCTCTGGGCGAGCAGCGCCGCGATGTTCGGCACCCCCAGGAGACCGTCGACGCGGACCCACACCATGGGCAGGGAGATGAAGAAGCTCAGGCCCGAGAGGGCGAAGACGGCACACAGGGCGAGCAGGGCGGGGTCGGCCGGGTTCTGCCGCAGGGAACGCCACTTGTAGAACAGGCCGGCCCAGGCGGCGACGGCGCCGAACGCGTGGAGGGAGGTGATCACGTCTCGTCCAGGGAGGAGCTGCGCAGCGACCGGTCCAGCCGCTCGACGCTTTCGGCTGCCTCGGAGGGCACGGTCCAGTTGCGCTCCAAGGGGCGCCGGTTGGCCTCCTGGAGGATCAGGGAGGCGATCATCTCGGCCTCCTGCTCCTCGGCCGAGGTGTAGTACGTGCGCTGCAGCACGCTCTCCACCATCCGCGGATCGAGCGTCGGCAGCACCAGGCGCGAGGTCTCCTCGCCCAGCACCGCGTTCTCCTTGTGACCGCAGATCACATGGCCCAATTCGTGGGCGATGATGTGCTCCTGATGGAGCGGGCTGGTGTCGGATTCGTAGAAGATGTAGTCGACTTCGGGCCCGGATATCCACAGCCCGCAGGGCCCGTCCACGGGCAGATGGATGGCCTCCAGACGAATGGGCCGGCCATGGCGCTCGGCGACCCTCTCGCACAGCTCCCAGACGTCGAACGGTGTGGGTATGTCCAGACTGCGAACCCGTTCCAGGCTTCGCCGGTGCAGCCTCTTGAAGTTCATTGGTGCAACTCCCCCGTGGCGTTGTCGCGCCGTGCCTCCGACGCTGCTAGGGGTGGTGTTTCTCGGGCCGGTTGGCCGGGAGGCCCTCCAGCTCGCGGACACGCTCGATCACTTCATTGATCGAATGCAGACTCTTGGGGGACAGCCCGGCCGCCCGCAGCGCGACCCGCTGCACCTGGGTGTCGCGGAAGGCGACGAGCAGGCGCAGGTCGGCGTTGACGGCCTCGGTCACCCGGTCGTCGAAGAAGTAGGCCGGCGGTACGCCGAAGAACTTCGCCAGCGCCTCCAGGTGCCGCAGCGTCGGATTGTCGCGCTGACCCTTGCGCAGCAGCCAGATGTAACTCCCGGAGATCGACACACCCCCGGCGGTGATCGAGCGCGCCACTTCCTCGGTGCTGTACGGCTCACGGCCGGCCGGCACCACCGTGTTGAACAGGTGGTTGAGCT
The window above is part of the Streptomyces syringium genome. Proteins encoded here:
- a CDS encoding ImmA/IrrE family metallo-endopeptidase encodes the protein MNFKRLHRRSLERVRSLDIPTPFDVWELCERVAERHGRPIRLEAIHLPVDGPCGLWISGPEVDYIFYESDTSPLHQEHIIAHELGHVICGHKENAVLGEETSRLVLPTLDPRMVESVLQRTYYTSAEEQEAEMIASLILQEANRRPLERNWTVPSEAAESVERLDRSLRSSSLDET
- a CDS encoding helix-turn-helix domain-containing protein, whose amino-acid sequence is MNDPDALDGHTLADKLNHLFNTVVPAGREPYSTEEVARSITAGGVSISGSYIWLLRKGQRDNPTLRHLEALAKFFGVPPAYFFDDRVTEAVNADLRLLVAFRDTQVQRVALRAAGLSPKSLHSINEVIERVRELEGLPANRPEKHHP